One genomic segment of Plasmodium cynomolgi strain B DNA, chromosome 14, whole genome shotgun sequence includes these proteins:
- a CDS encoding hypothetical protein (putative), with amino-acid sequence MVAPTRVATFLLLACALLCLAPIIAKEKKNGEKKEGNLLQKLRNKLINYIASKKKFDSNGWVDLSLLQGEKFQPIDLRIEDDQVICNGNNQILEVTVVKQKLLKHTDDASYHELTLDSKKIAPNAKLLSTIPLMRMRLHQQQMGGAIAPLIKRLGLSSFHALPPNFEGYIVCTKKDTNALLVPKTLKSVQFVSGPWKVRVSIDFYRCPLSNFGRIFQVTIIDEVNVLLNNDKSFIWPIPLTSFFEVYDFHLAVRDCKKGNFCELERTANGDGNNNSTLILNCPSWGSTHKLTIANALLLSAYLGMSIAHGLSYPYMNISADDYISSRYSQISKSTPRIRKRVIKSSYLRDEYEEEESKSSLKKLSLITHLIFLG; translated from the coding sequence ATGGTGGCCCCCACACGAGTGGCAACCTTCCTCCTTCTCGCGTGCGCCCTGCTGTGTTTAGCACCAATaattgcaaaagaaaaaaaaaacggagaaaaaaaagaaggaaaccttttgcaaaagctaaggaacaaattaataaattacattGCAAGCAAGAAAAAGTTTGATTCGAACGGATGGGTAGACTTATCGCTACTTCAAGGGGAGAAGTTCCAACCAATCGACCTACGTATCGAAGATGACCAAGTGATTTGCAACGGCAACAATCAAATTCTCGAAGTGACTGTGGTGAAACAAAAGTTACTAAAACACACAGACGATGCGTCCTATCACGAGTTAACCCTGGacagtaaaaaaatagctcCCAATGCCAAGCTGCTCTCTACAATCCCGTTAATGAGGATGAGACTACATCAACAGCAGATGGGGGGAGCAATAGCACCTCTTATAAAACGATTAGGGTTATCCTCCTTTCATGCACTGCCCCCCAATTTTGAAGGCTATATcgtatgcacaaaaaaagacacCAATGCTTTGCTCGTTCCAAAGACATTGAAATCAGTTCAGTTCGTATCAGGACCATGGAAAGTACGAGTAAGCATAGATTTTTACAGATGTCCACTTTCCAATTTTGGAAGGATATTTCAAGTAACCATAATAGACGAAGTCAATGTCCTACTCAATAATGACAAGTCTTTCATCTGGCCCATCCCTCTAACGTCCTTTTTCGAAGTCTACGATTTCCATCTAGCTGTTAGAGActgtaaaaaagggaactttTGCGAATTAGAGAGGACAGCAAATGGGGATGGAAATAACAATAGCACTCTTATATTGAACTGCCCAAGTTGGGGAAGCACACATAAACTGACCATAGCTAATGCATTGCTCCTTTCAGCTTACCTTGGTATGTCTATCGCACATGGCTTGTCCTACCCTTACATGAATATATCAGCTGATGATTATATAAGTAGTAGGTATAGCCAAATTTCAAAAAGCACCCCAAGAATCCGAAAAAGAGTCATTAAGTCCTCCTACCTTAGGGATGAGtatgaagaggaagagagTAAAAGTTCTTTAAAGAAACTGAGTCTCATTACTCACTTAATTTTCCTAGGAG
- a CDS encoding hypothetical protein (putative), giving the protein MEIDVQYLIRALAYFTKNDDGELCEEDVNAIFNKILSQNLSHESVRELIKNVKESIQWNRPNYVENFVLTPSILHILINRQLKKYDLQTIFKDLFSYIESNGKIGKTELGKFIDLCKRNTTAEDSSLSLSKFNFGVANSGEAVDYNTFLGLMEKRFFTGHVRDSPVIQFDLLHTNKRMRHGFLPPSMYFILLK; this is encoded by the exons ATGGAAATCGATGTGCAATACCTCATTCGCGCACTCGCgtatttcacaaaaaatgacgacGGAGAACTGTGCGAAGAGGACGTTAACgcaatttttaacaaaatccTTTCGCAAAATTTGAGCCATGAAAGTGTGCGTgagttgataaaaaatgtgaaagaaagCATACAGTGGAATAGGCCCAATTACGTGGAGAATTTCGTGTTGACaccctccattttgcatatactCATAAACAGACAATTAAAGAAGTATGACTTGCAGACCATTTTTAAGGACCTGTTCAGTTACATCGAGTCCAAcggaaaaattggaaaaactgAGTTAGGGAAGTTCATAGACCTGTGCAAAAGAAACACCACCGCAGAGGACTCATCATTGAGCTTGAGTAAATTCAATTTTGGAGTGGCCAATTCGGGTGAAGCCGTTGACTACAACACGTTTCTCGGTTTGATGGAAAA GCGATTTTTCACAGGCCACGTTCGGGACAGTCCC gtTATACAATTTGACCTTTTGCACACAAACAAACGAATGCGGCATGGGTTTCTACCACCCTCGATGTATTTCATCCtgttaaaataa
- a CDS encoding ATP-dependent RNA helicase (putative), giving the protein MKGVLGLKCVSCRVNGRVPLVSKKFLFVNVGSKSKFGSGLAGQNKKNGQVTANASKRTVFIESNVKNAHVQEEVHKSAVASPDKEALNSYNDERTVDGETQQGDHLSLGGEDFEEYTQFDRHDGRGKDVGENGFMHYKRREGAFNNHERGKNRQRHDIHGREQKYQSPSRYDNVEEGDEYARRASYSRRTSYSRNLNSQDRYAQLGENLKDIEWNKVDAKVQRQNLLQNVSEKKENISPEQLDAELKRLNIFVNKESGVLNNLASNFSDVNFHDAIVNHLNTKFKEPTAIQKVTWPIALSGKDLIGVAETGSGKTLAFALPCLMHILKQRERQAERENGWEQGQVAIGEESTQVENEKKELSHEATQEWTNEPTQGGMQGGTQGGMQGGMQSGMQDDTRRATQHSSDKYSHQGERTVYGLILLPTRELCMQVVDEIKVFEKELDIKSVAVYGGVPKYTQINNLKKGADIVVATPGRLLDLLENGVIHLLRCIYVVIDEADRLLDMGFEKQLKKIMTQVNKNKQLLFFTATWPEQVRKLAYDFSSFDPVKIQVGKSELTANKNIQQSVVVSSSVDLKKKLLDWLKENYEGNKILIFCDTKRNCDNLCKELRYHQYNALAIHGDKEQRERDRILNNYRSDRCNILVATDVASRGLDIKNISMVVNYDLPNTIEDYIHRIGRTGRAGQKGKAVLFFPYDYYVPQKARFARDLVKLLNKANHAVPAELREIAGT; this is encoded by the coding sequence ATGAAAGGTGTACTAGGGCTGAAGTGTGTGAGTTGCAGGGTCAACGGGAGGGTGCCGCTCGTGtcgaaaaaatttctttttgtaaatgtcGGATCCAAATCAAAGTTCGGGTCGGGTCTGGCAGGCCAAAATAAGAAGAACGGGCAGGTAACCGCCAACGCGTCGAAGAGGACAGTATTTATAGAGAGTAACGTGAAGAACGCCCACGTGCAGGAAGAAGTACACAAGAGCGCGGTCGCTTCCCCCGATAAGGAAGCACTAAACAGCTACAATGACGAACGGACGGTCGATGGTGAAACCCAACAGGGTGATCACCTCTccctggggggggaggactTTGAAGAATATACCCAGTTTGACCGACATGATGGGCGAGGAAAAGATGTTGGAGAAAATGGATTCATGCATTACAAGCGTAGGGAAGGCGCGTTTAATAACCATGAGAGAGGAAAGAACAGACAAAGGCATGACATCCACGGGAGAGAACAGAAGTACCAATCCCCATCGAGGTATGACAACGTGGAGGAAGGAGATGAGTACGCGAGGAGAGCATCATACTCGAGAAGAACATCGTACTCGAGAAATTTAAACAGTCAGGATAGGTATGCTCAACTGGGAGAGAATCTAAAAGACATCGAATGGAACAAGGTAGATGCAAAGGTGCAGAGGCAGAACCTGCTTCAAAATgttagtgaaaaaaaggaaaacatttcacctgaacagttAGATGCAGAACTGAAGAGAttgaacatttttgtgaacaaaGAATCAGGTGTACTAAACAATTTAGCTAGTAACTTCTCCGATGTGAACTTCCACGATGCTATAGTGAACCACCTGAATACAAAGTTTAAAGAACCGACAGCTATTCAGAAGGTTACGTGGCCGATTGCACTTTCGGGGAAGGACCTAATAGGCGTAGCCGAGACGGGTAGCGGAAAGACTTTAGCCTTCGCCCTACCCTGCCTTATGCACATCTTGAAGCAGAGGGAACGTCAGGCGGAGCGAGAGAACGGGTGGGAGCAGGGCCAAGTAGCCATCGGTGAGGAGTCCACCCAGGtggaaaatgagaagaaggaacTCTCTCATGAGGCAACCCAGGAATGGACAAACGAGCCCACGCAAGGTGGTATGCAAGGTGGCACGCAAGGTGGCATGCAAGGTGGCATGCAAAGTGGCATGCAAGATGATACGCGACGCGCTACTCAACACAGCAGCGATAAGTATTCCCATCAGGGGGAACGAACTGTCTACGGACTGATCCTCCTCCCCACGAGAGAGCTATGCATGCAAGTAGTGGACGAAATAAAAGTATTCGAAAAGGAGTTAGACATCAAAAGTGTCGCCGTTTATGGAGGAGTACCCAAGTACACACAAATTAATAACTTAAAGAAAGGCGCAGATATCGTAGTTGCCACCCCGGGAAGACTTTTAGACCTTCTCGAAAACGGAGTGATTCATTTGTTAAGATGCATCTATGTTGTTATAGACGAAGCGGATAGACTACTAGACATGGGGTTTGAAAAacaactaaaaaaaattatgacgcaagttaataaaaacaaacagcTCCTATTCTTTACAGCTACGTGGCCTGAACAAGTGAGAAAACTTGCATATGATTTTTCATCCTTCGATCCAGTAAAAATACAAGTTGGAAAAAGCGAATTAACtgctaataaaaatatacaacaaAGTGTGGTTGTTAGTTCATCTGTagatttgaagaagaagctgctTGACTGGCTGAAGGAGAACTATGAagggaataaaattttaattttctgtGATACTAAAAGGAATTGCGATAACTTATGCAAAGAGCTTCGATACCATCAGTACAACGCGCTAGCTATTCATGGAGATAAAGAACAGCGGGAGAGAGACAGGATTCTAAACAACTACAGAAGTGACCGTTGCAATATTTTAGTAGCTACCGACGTGGCTTCTAGAGGGctagatataaaaaatatttcaatgGTTGTCAATTATGACCTGCCTAATACTATCGAAGATTATATTCATCGAATTGGCAGGACTGGAAGGGCTGGACAGAAGGGGAAggctgttttgtttttcccctacgATTACTATGTGCCTCAAAAGGCTCGATTCGCTAGGGACTTGGTTAAATTGCTGAACAAGGCGAATCATGCCGTCCCAGCGGAGCTGCGCGAAATTGCCGGCACTAG
- a CDS encoding ion transport protein (putative), whose amino-acid sequence MINGGVKIKKINEISSSSCGSMSFGGSVHTANTAKVGTQSSSEVERENKIATHTKGTEDSTNYNEMVPLNSMDDELDLAHSPSYRNYYHMLERVSLNMYYYLEGLKYNIYRFQFPECMRGFLFQTATEYLYQKYSAFLIGIITINKEIFLNPVDYIIGEENKFYYTSAFSGIILTTSLDNLIKLSSIKNISKKVYEYNDRRISERFRGKKAPGVRAKGGEPKVVGMNAAGMNAAGVKAARVKAAGVNAARGKVNFDPSGGNSGSDGQEQGEADRSSQPREEKITCRSNLLYNFFLGIYEIDNYISAYRDIFSEKDKPLLLVCGWPDNVHMFLKHLQVNTGNWLRHRRKKKRRREKGGKKQESGTEKGGKRQTGGTENEQRGEQPIVHVDNPPSDTSCADDSCSDSPLRKKKRAGGKIKYNIIILSLHVPKFNYENDLLDFSHNVAFIRGSALNSTNLIQAGVFYAKRLIIFNANHSLFIDKDAYRIDNEVIIIKNVIHQLYNSVLKSRFNYMNLMKRVFKKEFKDVNINEKVFASEAPYQLNEMIRCKTLNIFNINRNPYLICMIKNSESLEYIDGSINLSYENYNDNEKMNKIWENCGEYIYTFELVSANIFVDEMLHNLVSFSLPISKYAIEYSVIYSLIGIDINEYSKNAKAFHKNLKLCTGQVNLIPIPSYFYKKSFYKCFSYFLHNKQCLCIGILRYMDISPLCKKSHKLFVLSCPSRTMKIERDDQAYVISYNMK is encoded by the exons atgattaatgGTGgtgtgaaaattaaaaaaattaatgaaatatcaTCCTCCAGCTGTGGTAGTATGTCTTTTGGGGGGAGTGTTCATACGGCTAACACTGCCAAGGTGGGTACTCAGAGTAGTAGCGAAGTTGAacgagaaaataaaatagctaCCCACACCAAGGGTACAGAGGACTCAACCAATTACAACGAAATGGTTCCTTTGAACTCCATGGATGATGAACTAGACCTTGCACACTCACCAAGCTATCGAAATTATTATCATATGCTGGAGAGGGTCAGTCTCAACATGTACTACTACTTGGAGGGACTGAAGTACAACATTTATCGTTTCCAATTCCCGGAATGCATGAGAGGGTTTCTTTTCCAAACAGCTACGGAGTATCTCTACCAGAAGTACAGTGCCTTCCTCATCGGAATCATAACAATtaataaagaaatttttttaaatcctgTGGATTACATCATtggggaggaaaacaaattttattacaCTTCTGCTTTTTCTGGGATAATTTTGACGACTAGTTTGGATAACTTGATCAAGCTGTCCTCTATTAAGAACATATCGAAGAAGGTCTATGAGTACAACGACCGCCGCATTAGTGAGCGCTTCCGGGGGAAGAAGGCACCGGGGGTtcgcgcaaaagggggggaaccGAAGGTCGTTGGGATGAACGCGGCTGGGATGAACGCGGCTGGAGTGAAGGCGGCTAGGGTGAAGGCGGCTGGGGTGAACGCGGCCAGGGGGAAGGTCAACTTTGACCCGAGCGGCGGCAATTCGGGCAGCGACGGGCAGGAGCAAGGCGAGGCCGACCGCTCG AGCCAACCGCGGGAGGAGAAGATAACCTGTCGGAGCAACCTCCTCTACAACTTCTTCCTGGGAATCTACGAAATTGACAACTACATATCGGCGTATCGAGACATATTCAGCGAGAAGGACAAGCCGCTACTTCTGGTGTGTGGATGGCCAGACAACGTACACATGTTCCTCAAGCATTTGCAGGTGAACACGGGAAACTGGTTGAGGcacagaaggaagaagaaaaggagaagggagaagggggggaagaagcaagaGAGCGGGACggagaaggggggaaagaggCAAACGGGGGGGACAGAGAACGAACAGCGAGGCGAACAACCCATCGTGCATGTCGACAACCCCCCAAGTGACACTTCTTGTGCCGATGACTCCTGTAGCGATAGCCCTttgcgaaagaaaaaaagggctgGGGGGAAAATCAAATACAACATAATCATCCTGTCCCTGCATGTACCCAAATTCAACTACGAGAATGACCTGCTGGACTTCTCCCATAACGTGGCCTTCATCCGGGGGTCGGCCCTGAACAGCACCAACCTTATACAGGCAGGCGTGTTCTACGCGAAGAGGCTCATCATCTTCAACGCCAACCACAGCCTCTTCATTGACAAGGACGCCTACCGGATCGACAACGAAGTAATCATAATAAAGAACGTCATTCACCAGCTGTACAACAGTGTGTTGAAGAGCAGGTTCAATTACATGAATTTGATGAAGCGGGtcttcaaaaaggaattCAAGGATGTAAATATTAACGAGAAGGTGTTCGCTAGTGAAGCTCCGTACCAACTGAACGAGATGATCCGG TGCAAAACcttgaacatttttaacatcaACCGGAACCCCTACCTCATCTGCATGATTAAAAATTCGGAGAGCCTGGAATACATCGACGGAAGTATCAACCTGTCATACGAAAATTATAACGATAATgagaaaatgaacaaaatctGGGAAAATTGTGGAGAATACATTTACACATTTGAGCTGGTTTCTGCCAACATTTTTGTGGATGAGATGTTACATAATTTGGTATCCTTTTCGCTGCCCATAAGTAAGTACGCCATTGAGTACTCAGTGATTTATTCCCTCATTGGGATCGACATAAATGAATACTCCAAGAATGCAAAAGCTTTCCACAAGAATTTAAAGTTATGTACAGGTCAGGTGAATTTGATTCCAATCCCGTCTTATTTTTACAAGAAGAGTTTTTACAAATGTTTCTCCTACTTCCTTCACAACAAGCAGTGCTTGTGTATTGGCATTTTGCGTTACATGGACATTTCTCCTCTGTGCAAGAAGTCCCACAAACTCTTCGTGCTGTCCTGCCCCTCGCGCACAATGAAAATTGAGCGTGACGACCAG GCCTATGTCATCTCGTACAACATGAAGTAA
- a CDS encoding hypothetical protein (putative) — MKPARRRLAKRITSFYKNVSANTPHFATNLLLYHFDRDLIVTLVQTYKRLLKKYEQEKTRFHEEYLLIFNYIIFSHVGESQFVEQLKRLYAHVHYWRCLMQLNVRCRRSWKVSKSASEEKNIYEGIYKNIYYLFKRMNRMHFENIQMINRKKQQLSITHNCEMEDLISATKVSRVDNSEGTKQINDLVFKHIAEKEALCRHAEHEVKVMQLVNLKEYKEHIFYIFNIIQRERNVLSLPPLPVDELEEVDAGVVEKSVRVQSNGFCSSTHKGRHFYFACIVKYFHLFYLYKLIKSNVKVMSYLHLCVRHSLCDTLRVSVIFSLGEVEDLFQRHSKNNGEFKGSLYGLLSQMRGEHCVCTVGRERAPGHYAAERCAADHCADHCAGHFAAAHCADRCFHQGTNPITKRGAREGPPLKEADRTNDTPVWMLAQSKYFDAKGQFRSKLGAAAEEKAHFNKNYDSTNKYFRDDSIQFVLQENACSKEESHAHLNKISLREKALNGLVLYLGEDSNEFCKENVYQNIFNISMNKTDFVFPTLKEQLDMFHQFVSGQGQVQRRGETRQRFPPVMGTQLRCGNIIITRHTNLKIGMGKGTPKGEGKKKKKNEGSTYDMTRIKNDANELFSLDRINKSSLPSSIMPIYEQLKKNSHYYFMNKEGREKSVQSHAKENNILDLCRNYHVSSLTCPLPYVHNVVYKNKRPFVYAFMYSVIFSLLNYIKCTQSCGKQVRVLHFVFPNLAFREGGVATGGTAAGGVAVDSSKEKKTPPIEGSTLHRSTNLDRLPEERMSSMASFIYRVVTDMREKYTLVESI, encoded by the exons atgaaacCTGCGCGAAGGCGCCTGGCCAAAAGAATAACCagcttttacaaaaatgtcaGCGCAAATACCCCCCATTTCGCCACCAATTTGCTGCTTTACCACTTCGACCGCGACTTGATAGTCACCCTTGTGCAGACATATAAGAGGCTACTGAAAAAGTATGAGCAGGAGAAGACACGATTCCACGAGGAATACTTgctaatttttaattatataattttttcccac GTGGGTGAAAGTCAGTTCGTTGAGCAACTCAAACGattatatgcacacgtgCACTACTGGAGGTGTCTCATGCAGCTAAACGTGAGATGCAGGCGTAGCTGGAAAGTAAGCAAGTCGgcaagtgaagaaaaaaatatctatgaaggaatttacaaaaatatttactacTTATTCAAACGTATGAACCGAAtgcattttgaaaatattcaaatgataaacagaaaaaagcagCAGCTCTCCATAACTCATAACTGCGAAATGGAGGATCTTATAAGTGCAACTAAGGTGAGCAGAGTGGATAATTCCGAGGGCACGAAGCAAATTAATGACCTCGTGTTTAAGCATATAGCTGAGAAGGAGGCTCTGTGTAGACACGCGGAACATGAGGTGAAGGTCATGCAGCTTGTGAACTTGAAAGAATACAAGGAacatattttctacatatttAACATCATACAGAGGGAGCGGAACGTCCTCTCTTTACCTCCTCTACCAGTAGACGAATTGGAGGAAGTAGATGCAGGCGTGGTTGAGAAATCAGTACGGGTTCAGTCCAATGGGTTCTGCTCCTCCACACATAAGGGACGGCATTTCTATTTTGCATGtatagtaaaatatttccacctcttttatttgtataaGTTGATTAAAAGTAATGTAAAAGTAATGAGCTACCTACACCTCTGCGTTAGGCACTCCTTGTGCGATACGCTACGAGTGTCTGTAATTTTCAGCCTCGGCGAAGTGGAAGACCTTTTTCAACGCCATAGCAAGAACAATGGGGAGTTTAAGGGAAGCCTCTATGGTTTGTTAAGTCAGATGCGCGGCGAGCATTGCGTGTGCACGGTTGGGCGGGAGAGGGCACCAGGCCACTATGCCGCCGAGCGTTGTGCGGCCGACCATTGTGCAGACCACTGTGCAGGCCACTTTGCCGCCGCCCACTGCGCTGACCGCTGCTTCCACCAGGGAACGAATCCAATAACCAAACGGGGGGCACGTGAAGGCCCCCCCTTGAAGGAGGCAGACAGAACGAATGACACCCCGGTGTGGATGCTCGCCCAGTCCAAGTACTTCGACGCCAAGGGGCAGTTTAGAAGTAAACTCGGAGCAGCAGCGGAAGAGAAGGCCCACTTCAACAAAAACTACGACAGTACGAACAAGTACTTCCGAGATGACTCCATCCAGTTTGTCCTACAAGAGAATGCTTGCTCTAAGGAGGAGTCTCATGCAcatttgaacaaaataagcCTAAGGGAGAAGGCACTAAACGGCCTCGTCCTCTACTTGGGTGAAGATAGCAACGAATTTTGCAAAGAAAATGTgtaccaaaatattttcaacatCAGTATGAACAAGAccgattttgtttttcccacGTTGAAGGAGCAGCTGGATATGTTTCACCAATTTGTAAGTGGTCAGGGACAAGTGCAACGGAGGGGAGAAACTAGACAGAGGTTCCCCCCTGTGATGGGAACCCAGTTGCGATGCGGAAACATCATCATAACGAGACACACGAATTTGAAAATCGGAATGGGTAAGGGTACACCTaagggagaaggaaaaaaaaaaaaaaaaaacgaaggatCAACTTACGATATGACAAGGATTAAAAATGACGCAAATGAATTGTTCAGTTTGGATAGAATTAACAAGAGTAGCCTCCCTTCGTCCATCATGCCAATATATGAacagctgaaaaaaaatagccactACTACTTTATGAATAAGGAAGGGAGAGAAAAGTCCGTTCAGTCGCATGCGAAGGAAAATAAC ATTTTGGACCTGTGTAGAAACTATCACGTCTCCTCGCTGACGTGCCCCTTGCCCTACGTGCACAACGTCGTTTATAAGAACAAGCGCCCCTTTGTGTATGCCTTTATGTATTCCGTCATTTTCAGTCTTCTGAATTATATCAAGTGTACGCAGTCGTGTGGCAAGCAGGTGCGCGTGCTGCATTTTGTGTTCCCCAATTTGGCGTTTCGCGAGGGGGGAGTAGCGACGGGGGGCACAGCAGCGGGGGGAGTAGCGGTGGATAGCtccaaggagaagaagacccCCCCCATTGAGGGGTCCACTCTGCATCGAAGCACCAATTTGGACAGACTTCCCGAGGAACGCATGTCAAGCATGGCCTCCTTCATTTATCGTGTTGTCACCGACATGCGGGAGAAGTACACGCTGGTTGAGAGCATCTAA
- a CDS encoding hypothetical protein (putative) — MGQMGQMGQMGQKQKKEKKQKKQKRVQNEEDEEQPCRSDPYRCDPRRGKPHPRETKPDRCNAPGRQERKVKRIEGVGIGKRRCSPQNTHLRRVHGEHENSLTKFMQRNGSLRLMHYLDDLKRIYFCTERAADTYRMMISDMDANMGAARRKDEVRGFAEKQYLVSSTIELFYNLGKEVMHFTHLMKPRRHEIAMRKKLVKNVEIFLKGIYPQVYVLIFGSCNTDLDLYNSDIDICIYNSIENDKTNIKKLSNEMKRNQLFQNADIKTIIHAKVPIIKCFFTKMQISIDFSFNQISAIVSTVQTQKALKEKSLLKYVVIFFKIFLSEYDLNDAYQGGISSFKLFLIIMKFVKEQCFVFSGKNIYLYIGEVVHKFVSYLSLFRDKSEESMASFFSAICSCALPAGPASRVAQPAGQGAYPFGQAAHLDGHAAYLDGHAANRSGREATPLRATPELVNRKSMRVIKKLFSNIFCKLGVTNRSLKEKNADLSFEKLFQVRQCMKEALYSLSDVLIYLVRKKNKNISPKYDTAIFEDALSIVAFFHFLREERLNRFLRHCYGFFHQRVLCLSGKPAHAQVPPSDDVLIEICEEPNGEVTQEKYLTPESTLAEVNTQNDHLGDPHAGKLDHSTHSNSPPHCLCHSTGSAPGEKNDCAPGEKSDSALGNPVNRAKGIPPLMSYFQYDTFDEVQANVNRLYLSMGHKTNDQNRLVKKVCSKLVILNSILDLNKVLSNRFHYHQIFLPPPEERKRNGSTAWPEVGVPQDEDELAALKMQMLANLVRFKNYDPSAVMGLEIKSEFFVNSAETVFNGGVAQRVQPLLRKGS, encoded by the exons ATGGGACAGATGGGGCAGATGGGACAGATGgggcagaagcagaagaaggagaagaagcagaagaaacaGAAGCGTGTCCAGAacgaggaggacgaagaaCAGCCGTGCAGAAGTGATCCGTATAGGTGCGACCCCCGCAGAGGTAAGCCCCACCCGCGCGAGACCAAGCCTGATCGGTGCAACGCCCCAGGTAGGCAGGAACGCAAAGTGAAGCGAATAGAAGGGGTGGGCATAGGGAAGAGAAGATGTAGCCCCCAAAACACGCATCTGAGACGGGTACATGGAGAGCATGAAAACAGTCTAACAAAATTCATGCAAAGGAATGGGAGTCTCCGTTTGATGCACTACCTGGATGATTTGAAAAGGATCTACTTCTGTACAGAACGCGCAGCCGACACGTACAGAATGATGATCAGCGACATGGACGCTAATATGGGGGCTGCCC GGAGGAAAGACGAAGTGAGGGGCTTCGCGGAGAAGCAATACCTGGTGAGCTCCACCATTGAACTATTTTACAACCTGGGCAAGGAGGTTATGCACTTTACCCACCTGATGAAACCCAGAAGGCACGAAATAGccatgagaaaaaaactcgtaaaaaatgtcgaaattttcttaaaaggAATATACCCACAAGTATATGTCCTCATTTTTGGATCATGTAATACAGATCTTGATCTATACAACTCAGACATAGATATTTGCATCTACAACAGTATCGAAAATGACAAAAcaaatatcaaaaaattatcaaatgaaatgaaaagaaatcagctttttcaaaatgcaGATATTAAAACAATCATACATGCCAAAGTACCAATAATTAAAtgcttttttacaaaaatgcaaatatcaatagatttttcttttaaccaAATTAGTGCTATCGTCAGTACTGTACAGACACAAAAAGCTTTAAAAGAAAAGTCTCTCCTAAAATATGTcgtgatttttttcaaaatttttttatcagaaTATGACTTAAATGATGCATATCAAGGAGGCATTAGTTCTTTTAAACTTTTTCTTATCATTATGAAATTTGTGAAAGAACAAtgcttcgttttttctggaaaaaatatttacctcTACATTGGAGAAGTGGTTCATAAATTCGTTTCATATTTGTCCTTGTTTAGGGATAAGTCCGAGGAGAGCATGGCTTCTTTCTTCTCCGCCATATGTAGCTGCGCCCTTCCCGCAGGACCGGCCAGTCGAGTTGCGCAGCCTGCTGGTCAAGGTGCTTACCCTTTTGGTCAAGCCGCTCACCTTGATGGCCACGCCGCTTACCTTGATGGCCACGCCGCCAATCGAAGTGGTCGGGAGGCTACCCCCCTGCGGGCGACCCCCGAACTTGTGAATCGAAAAAGTATGAGAGTTATTAAGAAGCTCTTTAGTaacatattttgtaaattaggAGTGACGAACCGAAGTCTAAAAGAGAAGAATGCAGATCTctcatttgaaaaattatttcaagtCAGGCAATGCATGAAGGAGGCCCTGTACTCCCTATCAGATGTGCTCATATACCttgtgaggaaaaaaaataaaaatatttctccaAAGTACGATACTGCCATCTTTGAGGATGCTCTCTCCATCGTGGCCTTCTTTCACTTCCTGCGAGAGGAACGACTTAACCGATTTCTGCGCCACTGCTATGGGTTTTTCCACCAAAGGGTGTTGTGCCTCTCGGGTAAGCCGGCACACGCCCAGGTGCCCCCAAGTGATGATGTCCTCATCGAGATTTGTGAAGAGCCAAATGGGGAGGTCACACAGGAGAAGTACCTCACTCCCGAAAGTACACTCGCCGAGGTGAACACACAGAACGACCATTTGGGAGACCCCCACGCGGGCAAACTGGATCACAGCACCCATTCGAATAGCCCTCCCCATTGCCTCTGCCACAGTACAGGTAGTGCACCGGGCGAAAAAAACGATTGTGCGCCCGGCGAAAAATCCGATAGCGCACTTGGCAACCCAGTCAACCGCGCAAAGGGAATACCCCCCCTCATGAGCTACTTCCAATACGACACCTTCGACGAGGTCCAAGCAAACGTCAACCGCCTCTACCTGTCCATGGGACACAAAACAAATGATCAGAATCGGCTCGTAAAGAAAGTTTGCTCCAAGTTGGTAATTCTAAATTCCATATTGGACTTAAATAAAGTTTTGTCCAATAGATTTCATTAccatcaaatatttttgcctcccccaGAGGAGAGGAAGCGTAACGGATCAACCGCTTGGCCGGAGGTGGGTGTCCCGCAGGATGAAGACGAGTTGGCTGCTCTCAAAATGCAGATGCTGGCCAACTTGGTCAGGTTTAAAAACTACGACCCCAGTGCGGTCATGGGTCTGGAAATCAAGAGCGAGTTTTTTGTGAACAGCGCAGAGACGGTGTTCAACGGAGGCGTGGCGCAGAGAGTACAACCCCTTCTTCGAAAGGGCAGTTGA